A single Pedobacter sp. PACM 27299 DNA region contains:
- a CDS encoding hydroxymethylglutaryl-CoA lyase: MNQQKSIKLIECPRDAMQGIHDFIDTDLKAAYINLLLQVGFDTIDFGSFVSPKAIPQLRDTAEVLSKLDLSSTSSKLLAIVANLRGVEAAVQHPEIDQLGFPFSISETFQMRNTNATIAASLDTVKQMLELCSKHDKTAVVYLSMGFGNPYGDPWNEDIVMHWASTLANMGVKILSLSDTIGVSSPERIKKILPGIIQGFNQVEVGVHLHSTPETRIEKIQAAYDNGCFRFDSALKGFGGCPMAADDLTGNLATEDLIWFLESKGKTLGLNMEKWKAALQLSSQIFFS; encoded by the coding sequence ATGAACCAGCAAAAGTCGATTAAACTGATAGAATGTCCAAGGGATGCAATGCAAGGCATCCATGATTTTATTGATACTGACCTGAAAGCAGCCTATATCAATTTGCTGCTGCAGGTAGGTTTTGATACCATCGATTTTGGCAGTTTTGTGAGTCCTAAAGCCATTCCTCAGTTAAGAGATACTGCTGAAGTATTGTCAAAACTTGATTTGAGCAGTACATCATCAAAGTTGCTGGCTATTGTAGCCAATTTAAGGGGGGTAGAAGCCGCAGTTCAGCATCCGGAGATCGATCAGCTCGGTTTTCCTTTTTCTATCTCTGAGACTTTTCAAATGCGCAATACGAATGCTACGATTGCTGCGTCCCTGGATACGGTAAAACAAATGCTGGAGCTTTGCAGTAAACACGATAAAACGGCGGTAGTATATTTATCAATGGGCTTTGGAAATCCTTATGGCGATCCATGGAATGAAGATATCGTGATGCATTGGGCATCTACACTAGCTAATATGGGTGTCAAAATACTTTCTTTATCAGATACCATTGGGGTGTCCTCTCCGGAAAGAATCAAAAAGATTTTGCCAGGAATAATTCAAGGCTTTAATCAGGTAGAGGTTGGTGTTCATTTACACAGTACTCCGGAGACGCGTATTGAAAAAATACAGGCTGCTTATGATAATGGGTGCTTTAGGTTTGATAGTGCCTTAAAAGGCTTTGGAGGTTGTCCTATGGCAGCCGACGACCTTACTGGAAATTTAGCTACAGAAGACCTGATCTGGTTTTTGGAAAGTAAAGGAAAAACTTTAGGACTGAATATGGAGAAATGGAAAGCTGCATTACAGCTCTCCAGTCAAATATTTTTCAGTTAA
- a CDS encoding NAD(P)/FAD-dependent oxidoreductase — MEQHFPKGSKTRIVIVGGGFGGIELAKKLRDKEIEVIMVDKHNYHTFQPLLYQVATGGLEADSIAFPLRKIFKGQKNLTFRVAEVSAVDPLNNCIHTSIGSIDYDHLVIATGSTSNFFGQDEIQENAMPMKSIPEALNLRSLILQNLEAAQIAPDPLVANELLTFVVVGGGPTGVETAGAIAELKKHVLKSDYPELDIDKVRIYLIEGSPELLGAMSPQASKKARLFLTELGVNIMTEARVQSFNGKMLTLADGQQIGSSNVIWSAGVKGVVLDGLNPEVIVRGNRLKVDEINKVEGYANIYAIGDVAAMITTEFPNGHPGVAPAAIQQGRQLAGNLLNIIEKKATVNFKYKDKGAMATVGRNRAVVDLHKIRFQGVFAWFTWMFVHLMTLVGFRNKLVVFVNWVWSYFSYDRGTRLIIRPYYKKIKHEPAKVD; from the coding sequence ATGGAGCAACACTTTCCGAAAGGCAGCAAAACGAGAATAGTCATTGTAGGTGGCGGATTTGGTGGAATAGAATTGGCAAAAAAACTAAGAGATAAAGAGATAGAAGTGATCATGGTAGATAAACATAACTACCATACTTTTCAGCCATTATTGTATCAGGTTGCGACCGGTGGATTAGAAGCCGACTCTATCGCCTTCCCCCTCCGCAAGATTTTTAAAGGTCAGAAAAACCTGACTTTCCGTGTGGCGGAAGTGAGTGCTGTTGATCCCTTGAACAATTGCATCCATACGAGTATCGGTAGCATTGATTACGACCATTTGGTGATTGCCACGGGTTCTACCAGTAATTTCTTCGGTCAAGATGAGATTCAGGAAAATGCCATGCCGATGAAGTCCATACCAGAAGCTTTAAATCTGAGAAGTTTGATTCTTCAGAATTTAGAGGCTGCACAGATCGCACCAGATCCTTTAGTGGCCAATGAACTGCTGACTTTTGTAGTCGTAGGTGGTGGTCCTACCGGCGTGGAGACCGCAGGCGCCATTGCCGAACTTAAAAAACACGTGTTAAAAAGTGATTACCCGGAATTGGATATTGATAAGGTGCGCATTTATCTGATTGAAGGTTCTCCAGAATTATTAGGCGCCATGTCTCCCCAGGCTTCCAAAAAAGCACGTCTGTTTTTAACAGAATTGGGTGTTAATATTATGACTGAAGCCAGGGTGCAATCTTTTAATGGCAAAATGCTAACGCTTGCAGATGGACAACAGATTGGCTCTTCCAACGTGATCTGGTCAGCAGGTGTAAAAGGTGTCGTGCTGGATGGCTTAAATCCAGAGGTCATTGTTCGCGGCAATCGTTTAAAGGTGGATGAAATCAATAAAGTGGAGGGTTACGCCAATATTTACGCCATAGGCGATGTTGCTGCGATGATCACGACAGAATTTCCTAATGGACATCCAGGCGTTGCTCCCGCTGCCATTCAGCAAGGAAGGCAATTGGCAGGAAATTTATTGAATATTATTGAAAAGAAAGCCACCGTCAATTTTAAATATAAAGATAAAGGAGCTATGGCCACTGTAGGTCGCAACCGTGCAGTTGTTGATTTACACAAGATTAGATTTCAAGGGGTATTCGCGTGGTTTACCTGGATGTTCGTACATTTGATGACACTCGTTGGATTTAGAAATAAACTCGTGGTTTTTGTAAACTGGGTTTGGAGTTATTTCAGCTATGATCGCGGCACAAGATTGATTATCCGACCTTACTACAAGAAAATAAAGCATGAACCAGCAAAAGTCGATTAA
- the accD gene encoding acetyl-CoA carboxylase, carboxyltransferase subunit beta, with the protein MAWFKREKKGISTRTEEKKEAPDGLWNKCPNCKKALHSADLVENKYVCQYCDYHLRVGSKEYFQVLFDNNEFTELFANLTSGDPLNFTDSKPYVDRLVESQAKTGLKDAIRAGVGKIEGQDLVIACMDFNFIGGSMGSVVGEKIARSIDYSIKHKIPFLMISKSGGARMMEAAFSLMQMAKTSAKLALLSQAKIPYISLLTDPTTGGVTASYAMLGDINIAEPGALIGFAGPRVIKETIKKDLPKGFQTAEFVQEHGFLDFIVDRRAMKAKIAAFLKMVAN; encoded by the coding sequence ATGGCTTGGTTTAAGAGAGAAAAAAAAGGTATCAGTACAAGGACAGAAGAAAAAAAAGAAGCGCCAGACGGTTTATGGAACAAGTGTCCTAATTGTAAGAAAGCACTCCACAGTGCCGATCTGGTTGAAAATAAATACGTTTGCCAATATTGCGACTACCATTTACGGGTAGGATCAAAGGAATATTTTCAGGTATTGTTTGACAATAATGAGTTCACAGAGTTATTTGCAAATCTAACTTCAGGTGACCCATTGAACTTCACAGACAGTAAACCTTATGTAGACCGTTTGGTAGAAAGTCAGGCTAAAACTGGCTTAAAAGACGCAATCAGAGCAGGTGTAGGTAAGATTGAAGGACAGGATTTAGTAATTGCCTGTATGGATTTCAACTTTATCGGTGGTTCTATGGGATCAGTAGTAGGTGAAAAAATCGCCCGATCTATTGACTATAGTATCAAGCATAAAATTCCATTTCTGATGATTTCTAAATCTGGTGGTGCCAGAATGATGGAAGCCGCATTTTCGTTAATGCAAATGGCAAAAACATCGGCTAAATTAGCCTTGTTGAGCCAGGCAAAAATTCCGTACATTTCGTTACTGACAGATCCTACTACAGGTGGTGTAACTGCATCTTACGCAATGCTGGGCGATATTAACATCGCAGAACCAGGCGCTTTGATCGGTTTTGCTGGTCCAAGGGTAATTAAAGAAACAATTAAAAAAGACCTTCCTAAAGGATTTCAAACTGCGGAATTTGTACAGGAACATGGTTTCCTTGACTTTATTGTAGACCGCAGGGCGATGAAAGCTAAAATTGCAGCTTTCCTTAAAATGGTCGCAAACTAA
- a CDS encoding gliding motility-associated C-terminal domain-containing protein produces MNRYGEKVFSAKGNFQNWDGWYKGKSLPVGTYLYWIDLHEARQKTVVGPVTILK; encoded by the coding sequence ATGAACAGATACGGAGAAAAAGTCTTCAGTGCGAAAGGCAATTTTCAAAACTGGGATGGCTGGTATAAAGGAAAAAGTTTACCAGTAGGGACCTACCTTTATTGGATCGACCTCCATGAGGCTCGCCAAAAAACTGTAGTTGGTCCAGTAACCATTTTGAAGTAA
- a CDS encoding GNAT family N-acetyltransferase, with product MQFHRITTASDPSLTFIKKLYEDAFPPHERRDWDSLLKRISTDQEMHLDLIHTDDGHIGFIIWWEISGSYFVEHFAIDAELRGKNYGASVLNYYKSLLPGRILLEVEPPEDEYSIRRIGFYERLGFQVLDFSYRQPSYTDPLVSYPMLLMATSTFQETELTVLAALIKEKIYTPKSLPAHS from the coding sequence ATGCAGTTTCACCGAATTACTACGGCCAGCGATCCCTCGCTGACCTTTATAAAAAAACTATATGAGGATGCCTTCCCTCCGCATGAGCGGAGGGATTGGGATTCCTTACTCAAACGAATTTCTACGGATCAGGAAATGCACTTGGATCTGATTCATACTGACGATGGACATATTGGTTTTATCATCTGGTGGGAGATCTCCGGTAGTTATTTTGTAGAACATTTTGCAATTGATGCGGAGTTAAGGGGCAAGAATTATGGCGCTTCCGTGCTCAATTATTATAAATCATTGCTTCCAGGCAGGATTCTGCTAGAAGTAGAACCTCCTGAAGATGAATATTCCATTCGTAGAATCGGGTTTTATGAACGTCTTGGTTTCCAGGTATTAGATTTTAGCTACCGACAACCTTCTTATACCGATCCCCTGGTATCGTATCCAATGTTATTGATGGCCACTTCGACATTTCAAGAAACTGAGCTGACTGTATTAGCCGCGCTGATCAAGGAAAAGATATATACGCCAAAGTCTTTACCTGCTCATTCGTAA
- a CDS encoding GH92 family glycosyl hydrolase, with protein MKRYLTALLIAGSSAAFAQTVGKLSDPVEWINPLMGTASKPSMSNGNTYPTIALPWGMNFWTPQTGKMGDGWAYTYDADKIRGFKQTHQPSPWMNDYGQFSIMPVTGKKRIDQDDRASWYSHKAEVAKPYYYSVYLADADVTTEITPTERAAQFRFTFPKSDSSFVVIDAFDKGSYIKIFPKERKVIGYTTRHSHKMTPENFKNYFVAYFDKDFVSANAWKGKELLKDELEIKADHSGAIVGFKTKKGEQVVMKVASSFISFDQAELNLKRELANDTFDATKAKAKDIWNKTLSRVAVEGGTVDQTRTFYSSFYRTLFFPNKLYELDASNKIVHWSPYNGKILPGYMFAGTGFWDTFRALYPFLNLVYPSINKEMQEGLINDYKEGGWLPEWSSPGYANVMVGNNSASVVADAYIKGLRGYDINTLYDALIHGANNEGPLDAVGRAGVKYYNELGYVPYDVKINENAARTLEYAYDDFTIYKLGKALGKPKAETDLYAKRSMNYKNLFDPASGLMRGKNKDGNFQSPFNPFKWGDAFTEGNSWHYSWSVFQDIDGLSKLMGGKEKFVQKLDSVFTLPPIFDDSYYGGVIHEIREMQIANMGQYAHGNQPIQHMIYLYNYAGAPWKTQYWVRETMNRMYKATPDGYCGDEDNGQTSAWYVFSALGFYPVTPATDQYVLGAPLFKKVTLSLENGKKVVINAANNSDANRYVQGLKYNGAAYPKNWLSHSELVKGATLDFNMSATPNKQRGTKETDFPYSFSTDPNK; from the coding sequence ATGAAGCGTTACTTAACCGCATTATTGATTGCCGGTTCTTCCGCAGCTTTTGCGCAAACCGTTGGTAAATTGAGCGATCCGGTTGAATGGATCAACCCTTTGATGGGGACGGCAAGCAAGCCCTCAATGTCTAACGGAAATACTTATCCAACAATTGCCCTGCCATGGGGTATGAACTTCTGGACACCACAAACCGGTAAAATGGGAGATGGATGGGCCTATACTTACGACGCCGATAAAATTCGTGGCTTCAAACAAACCCATCAGCCATCACCATGGATGAACGATTATGGTCAGTTTTCGATCATGCCAGTAACCGGTAAAAAACGCATTGATCAGGATGATCGCGCCAGCTGGTATTCGCATAAAGCGGAAGTAGCTAAACCTTATTACTATAGCGTTTACCTGGCAGACGCTGATGTGACTACAGAGATCACACCTACAGAACGTGCGGCACAGTTCAGGTTTACTTTTCCAAAATCGGATAGCTCTTTTGTAGTGATTGATGCTTTCGACAAAGGATCTTACATTAAGATTTTTCCTAAAGAAAGAAAAGTGATTGGTTATACTACCAGACACAGTCATAAGATGACACCTGAAAACTTTAAAAACTATTTTGTAGCCTATTTCGATAAAGATTTCGTGTCTGCGAATGCCTGGAAAGGTAAAGAGCTGTTGAAAGATGAACTGGAGATTAAAGCAGATCATTCCGGTGCAATCGTAGGTTTTAAAACTAAAAAAGGGGAACAAGTAGTAATGAAAGTTGCTTCTTCTTTCATCAGCTTTGATCAGGCAGAACTCAATTTAAAGAGAGAACTGGCCAATGATACTTTCGATGCTACCAAAGCAAAAGCTAAAGATATTTGGAATAAAACGCTAAGCAGAGTGGCTGTTGAAGGCGGTACTGTAGACCAGACCCGTACTTTTTACTCTAGCTTTTACCGTACTTTATTCTTCCCAAACAAATTATATGAATTGGATGCCAGCAATAAAATTGTGCACTGGAGCCCATATAATGGCAAAATTCTGCCAGGTTATATGTTCGCTGGAACAGGATTCTGGGATACTTTCAGGGCATTGTATCCTTTCTTGAACCTGGTTTATCCATCTATAAATAAAGAAATGCAGGAAGGTTTGATCAACGACTATAAAGAAGGCGGATGGTTACCAGAATGGTCTAGCCCAGGTTATGCGAACGTAATGGTAGGAAACAACTCTGCTTCGGTAGTGGCTGATGCTTACATTAAAGGACTTCGTGGTTATGATATCAATACGCTATACGATGCCTTGATCCATGGTGCAAACAATGAAGGGCCATTAGATGCAGTAGGGAGAGCAGGAGTGAAGTATTATAACGAATTAGGTTATGTACCTTATGATGTGAAAATCAATGAAAATGCGGCGCGTACTTTAGAATATGCGTATGACGATTTCACGATTTACAAATTGGGTAAAGCTTTAGGTAAGCCGAAAGCAGAGACTGATCTTTATGCAAAACGTAGTATGAACTATAAAAACCTTTTTGATCCAGCTAGTGGATTGATGAGAGGTAAAAATAAAGATGGTAATTTCCAATCTCCGTTTAATCCTTTCAAATGGGGTGATGCTTTTACAGAAGGTAACAGCTGGCATTATTCCTGGTCAGTATTCCAGGATATTGATGGACTTTCTAAATTAATGGGTGGTAAAGAGAAATTTGTTCAGAAACTGGACTCTGTATTTACTTTGCCTCCAATCTTTGACGACAGCTATTATGGTGGTGTAATCCATGAAATTCGTGAGATGCAGATTGCCAATATGGGTCAGTATGCGCATGGTAACCAACCGATTCAACACATGATCTACCTGTACAATTATGCTGGTGCGCCATGGAAAACTCAATATTGGGTACGTGAAACCATGAACCGCATGTATAAAGCAACTCCTGACGGTTATTGCGGTGATGAAGATAATGGCCAGACTTCTGCCTGGTATGTATTCTCGGCATTGGGCTTCTATCCGGTAACCCCTGCTACAGATCAGTATGTATTGGGTGCACCATTATTTAAAAAAGTGACTTTAAGCCTGGAAAATGGTAAAAAAGTAGTCATCAATGCGGCTAATAACAGCGATGCCAATAGATACGTTCAAGGATTGAAATACAACGGTGCTGCTTATCCAAAAAACTGGTTGAGCCATTCTGAACTGGTTAAAGGTGCAACGCTTGATTTTAATATGTCAGCAACGCCAAATAAGCAGCGTGGAACGAAAGAAACAGATTTCCCTTACTCTTTCTCTACTGACCCTAATAAATAG
- the fbaA gene encoding class II fructose-bisphosphate aldolase: protein MSLKGYKGVIYGDAVQELFEQAKKHQFALPAVNVTGTNTINAVMETAKAVNSPVIIQLSNGGAQFYAGKTLNNDNLNACVLGAVSAAKHVHLLAEHYGVAVVLHTDHAAKKLLPWIDGLLDHGEKFFAAHGKPLFSSHMLDLSEESIEENIEISAKYLARMAKIGMTIEIELGVTGGEEDGVDNSDVDSSKLYTQPSEVAYAYEELSKVSDKFTVAAAFGNVHGVYKPGNVKLQPVILKNSQDFIREKYAITAEKPINFVFHGGSGSTQEEIREAISYGAIKMNIDTDMQWALWEGVLDYYKANEAYLQAQIGNPDGDDKPNKKYYDPRVWLRKGEEAFVKRLTQAFEDLNCRDASDKL, encoded by the coding sequence ATGAGTTTAAAAGGCTATAAAGGCGTAATTTACGGAGATGCCGTTCAGGAATTGTTTGAACAGGCTAAAAAACATCAGTTTGCATTACCTGCAGTTAATGTTACCGGTACCAACACAATTAATGCGGTAATGGAAACAGCGAAGGCAGTTAATTCACCTGTTATTATTCAGCTTTCCAATGGCGGAGCCCAATTTTATGCTGGAAAAACATTGAATAATGACAATTTGAATGCATGTGTATTAGGCGCAGTATCTGCAGCTAAACATGTTCATTTATTAGCTGAGCATTACGGTGTTGCAGTAGTTTTGCATACTGACCACGCAGCAAAGAAACTATTACCATGGATCGACGGTTTATTAGACCATGGCGAAAAATTCTTCGCAGCGCATGGTAAACCATTGTTTTCTTCACACATGTTAGATTTATCAGAAGAATCTATCGAAGAAAACATCGAGATTTCTGCTAAATACCTTGCTCGCATGGCGAAAATTGGTATGACTATCGAAATCGAACTAGGTGTAACTGGTGGAGAAGAAGATGGAGTAGACAACAGTGATGTAGATAGCTCTAAATTATACACTCAACCTTCAGAAGTAGCTTATGCTTATGAAGAATTGAGTAAAGTAAGTGATAAATTTACGGTAGCAGCAGCTTTCGGTAATGTTCACGGTGTATACAAACCAGGTAATGTGAAATTACAGCCGGTAATTCTTAAGAACTCTCAGGATTTCATTAGAGAAAAATACGCGATCACTGCTGAAAAACCGATCAACTTTGTATTCCACGGTGGTTCAGGTTCTACTCAGGAAGAAATCAGAGAAGCGATTTCTTACGGAGCAATCAAAATGAACATCGATACTGACATGCAATGGGCATTATGGGAAGGTGTTTTGGATTACTATAAAGCAAATGAAGCTTATCTTCAAGCGCAAATCGGTAACCCAGATGGTGATGATAAACCAAATAAGAAATATTATGATCCTCGCGTTTGGTTACGTAAAGGTGAAGAAGCTTTTGTTAAACGTTTAACTCAGGCTTTCGAAGACCTGAACTGTAGAGATGCTAGTGATAAACTATAG
- a CDS encoding GNAT family N-acetyltransferase — protein METLFVNKAIGKETLDHVFAIRSVVFVEEQGCPPELEWENEEESTHFLATMDNQPCGACRWRKTDQGYKLERFAVLKEYRGKRIGQALVAAALADLPADAHYIYLNAQLPAMPLYAKFGFVAEGPQFEEAGFQHFKMVKKA, from the coding sequence ATGGAAACACTATTTGTAAATAAAGCAATCGGAAAAGAGACATTAGATCATGTATTTGCGATCAGGAGCGTTGTTTTTGTGGAGGAGCAGGGTTGTCCACCAGAACTGGAATGGGAAAATGAAGAAGAATCGACCCACTTTCTTGCCACGATGGACAATCAGCCATGTGGCGCCTGTAGATGGAGAAAAACCGATCAGGGCTATAAGCTGGAAAGGTTTGCTGTATTGAAAGAATATAGGGGTAAGCGAATAGGCCAGGCGCTGGTAGCGGCAGCTTTAGCAGATTTACCTGCAGATGCGCATTACATTTACCTAAACGCACAGCTTCCTGCGATGCCTTTGTATGCTAAATTCGGTTTTGTAGCCGAAGGCCCGCAATTTGAAGAAGCAGGATTTCAGCACTTTAAAATGGTAAAGAAAGCTTAG
- the secDF gene encoding protein translocase subunit SecDF, translating into MQGKGFIKFMAILLGIVCVYSLSFNFVTSKVEKDAKAYAKGDLDKEKAYLDSMATVPVYPVFGFNYQFCKEKEINLGLDLKGGMNVTMEISLAELVKSLAGNPDDANFNKALAIAQEKLNAGGKDFIAIFVDEFEKLSPNVKLADYFSNQDNAKLLKANASNSDVKNYLSKEATSAIDRSFVIIRSRIDGFGVVSPNMQKQEGTNRILIEMPGVQDKERVHKLLQGSAELQFWQVYNNEEVYPVLENINKTLAATLKTTDVAPAGTDTTAAKSESKLAGLAKNKDTKDSAAVKNKDLAKSNPLFSVLNVPTYQGENGQTSLRPGPVVGWVAQKDTAKVNSYFKRSEVASIIPQSFKFMWSVKPMDVSTTGGAKIFELYAIKSTSMDGKPDLGGDAISDARHDYDQKGRPEVTMYMTGDGATKWKKITAEAAADPNNKKSIAIVLDNTVYSAPTVQNEIPNGISSITGNFTVNDTQDLANILKAGKLPAPARIVGEFVVGPSLGEVAIHDGLISFVLAFVVILVFMALYYNKAGWVANLALVINLFFIMGILVSLGAVLTLPGIAGIVLVIGLSVDANILIFERVREELTLGKPTPVAIKEGFKHAMSSIIDSNVTVFVLGAILYIFGTGPVQGFATTLCIGILSSLFCAVLISRLVFDWLLEKKSNITFGNKYTIHAFKNIAFNFVGHRKIYYSISTAIIVLGFIFYFKNGGLNLGIDFKGGRTYIVHFDKGMETEDVKAKLAAVFPESETVVKTAGANNELKITTTYHITDQDNGADKLVEKALQEGLAKTGVPYKIESNEKVGPIIASDIVYGAYGAILFSCLVMFIYIVVRFKKLNYGLGAVIALFHDVLLVLSFYTILDGVLPFSLEIGQDFIAAILTVMGYTMTETVVVFDRIREKLAETGKEDLHGEERNKLINFALNSTLSRTILTSLTVFFVLLVIFIFGGASIRGFIFALLIGRIIGTYSSLCISTPIVIDLGKNK; encoded by the coding sequence ATGCAGGGTAAAGGTTTTATTAAATTTATGGCAATACTTCTAGGTATTGTCTGTGTGTATTCTCTCTCATTCAACTTTGTCACTTCGAAAGTTGAAAAAGACGCAAAGGCTTATGCCAAAGGAGACTTAGATAAGGAAAAAGCTTATTTAGATTCTATGGCCACAGTGCCGGTTTATCCTGTTTTTGGATTTAACTACCAGTTCTGTAAAGAAAAAGAAATTAACCTTGGGCTAGACCTTAAAGGCGGGATGAACGTAACGATGGAAATCTCGTTAGCGGAACTGGTTAAATCATTAGCTGGTAATCCTGATGATGCTAATTTCAACAAAGCATTAGCAATTGCTCAAGAGAAACTAAACGCTGGTGGAAAAGATTTCATCGCCATATTTGTAGATGAGTTTGAGAAACTTTCTCCAAATGTGAAATTAGCTGACTACTTTTCAAATCAGGACAACGCTAAATTGCTTAAAGCTAACGCCAGCAATTCAGATGTTAAAAATTATTTGTCTAAAGAAGCAACAAGTGCGATCGATCGTTCTTTCGTGATCATCAGAAGCCGTATCGATGGTTTCGGTGTGGTAAGTCCTAACATGCAGAAACAAGAAGGTACTAACCGTATCCTGATTGAGATGCCAGGTGTTCAGGATAAAGAAAGGGTTCACAAATTATTGCAAGGATCTGCAGAATTACAATTCTGGCAGGTATACAACAATGAGGAAGTGTATCCAGTATTAGAAAATATCAACAAGACACTAGCTGCCACTTTAAAAACTACTGATGTAGCTCCAGCAGGTACAGATACCACTGCCGCTAAATCGGAAAGTAAATTGGCTGGTCTTGCTAAAAATAAAGACACTAAAGATTCTGCAGCGGTTAAAAACAAAGACCTTGCGAAATCGAACCCATTGTTCTCTGTATTAAACGTGCCTACTTACCAAGGCGAAAATGGTCAGACTTCATTACGTCCAGGACCAGTTGTAGGTTGGGTAGCTCAAAAAGATACGGCTAAAGTAAATTCATATTTCAAAAGATCAGAAGTAGCTTCTATCATTCCTCAGAGTTTCAAATTCATGTGGAGTGTGAAACCAATGGACGTTTCGACGACTGGTGGTGCTAAGATTTTCGAACTGTACGCCATCAAATCTACTTCAATGGATGGCAAACCAGATTTAGGTGGTGATGCAATCAGCGATGCCCGTCATGATTACGATCAGAAAGGCAGACCAGAAGTAACCATGTACATGACTGGTGATGGTGCTACGAAATGGAAAAAAATTACCGCAGAAGCAGCAGCAGATCCAAACAACAAAAAATCTATTGCAATTGTATTAGACAACACGGTTTACTCTGCACCAACTGTACAGAACGAAATTCCTAACGGTATCTCTTCTATCACTGGTAACTTCACTGTAAACGATACACAAGATTTAGCCAACATCTTAAAAGCAGGTAAGCTTCCAGCTCCAGCTAGAATCGTTGGTGAGTTCGTGGTTGGTCCTTCTCTAGGTGAAGTAGCGATCCATGACGGTTTAATCTCTTTCGTACTTGCCTTCGTGGTGATCTTAGTATTCATGGCTTTATATTACAATAAAGCAGGATGGGTAGCTAACCTTGCGTTAGTGATCAACTTATTCTTCATCATGGGTATCCTGGTTTCACTGGGTGCGGTATTGACCTTGCCAGGTATCGCAGGTATCGTATTGGTAATCGGTTTATCCGTAGATGCGAACATCCTGATCTTCGAACGTGTAAGAGAAGAGCTGACCTTAGGTAAGCCAACTCCTGTTGCGATCAAAGAAGGTTTTAAACATGCGATGTCTTCTATCATTGACTCGAACGTTACCGTATTTGTATTAGGTGCGATCCTTTACATCTTCGGTACTGGTCCGGTTCAAGGTTTTGCAACGACACTTTGTATTGGTATTCTTTCTTCATTATTCTGTGCAGTATTGATCTCACGTTTAGTGTTCGACTGGTTATTAGAGAAAAAATCAAACATTACTTTCGGTAATAAATACACCATTCACGCCTTCAAAAACATCGCGTTTAACTTCGTTGGACATAGAAAAATCTATTACAGCATTTCTACTGCGATCATCGTTTTAGGTTTTATCTTCTACTTCAAAAATGGTGGATTGAACCTAGGTATCGACTTTAAAGGTGGTAGAACGTATATCGTTCACTTCGATAAAGGAATGGAAACGGAAGATGTAAAAGCGAAATTAGCCGCAGTATTCCCTGAGTCGGAAACTGTAGTTAAAACTGCTGGTGCAAACAACGAACTGAAAATCACCACTACTTACCACATCACTGATCAAGATAATGGTGCGGATAAATTAGTAGAAAAAGCCCTTCAGGAAGGTCTTGCTAAAACGGGTGTTCCTTATAAAATTGAAAGTAATGAGAAGGTAGGTCCAATCATTGCAAGTGACATCGTTTACGGAGCTTACGGAGCAATACTGTTCTCTTGTTTAGTGATGTTTATCTATATCGTAGTGAGGTTCAAGAAACTGAATTATGGTTTAGGTGCGGTAATCGCGTTATTCCATGACGTGTTGCTGGTACTATCTTTCTACACGATCTTAGACGGTGTGCTTCCATTCTCATTAGAGATTGGCCAGGATTTCATCGCGGCGATCTTAACGGTAATGGGTTATACCATGACGGAAACTGTAGTTGTATTTGACCGTATCCGTGAGAAATTAGCGGAAACTGGAAAAGAAGACTTACATGGTGAAGAACGTAATAAACTGATCAACTTTGCCCTAAACAGCACATTGAGTCGTACTATTTTGACTTCATTAACGGTATTCTTCGTATTACTTGTGATCTTCATCTTCGGTGGCGCAAGTATCCGCGGATTTATCTTCGCACTATTGATCGGTCGTATCATCGGTACTTACTCTTCATTGTGTATCTCTACCCCTATCGTTATCGATTTAGGTAAGAACAAATAA